TGGTTTGATTGTTCATTCCTTACTCCAGTGATAACTGGGAAGATTGATATGCTCTGGAAGACTAATCGACAACATTCACTAACATAGTGGGCCATGGcgcagaggcagagttgctggcttacagcgccagagacctggatttgatcctgactacggggggtgtctgtgtggagtttgtacacgttctccccgtgaccgcgtgggttttctccaggtgctcaggtttcatcccgcactccaaagacgtacaggtttgtaggttaatttggcttcggtaacaattgtaaattgtcccttgtgtgtaggatagtgctagtagacggggatcgttggttgctgtggactcggtgagccgaagggcctgtttccatgctatatttctaaactaaactaaattaaaaatgtacTTGTACTTGTAGAGTAGACACTCAAGATTGATCTTCCCTTTATGATTctacctttttttttttcttaagaAAGCATTTTGGATTTGGGCATTGCCGGTAAGGCCAATGGTTATTGTCCATCTTTAGTGGCCTTCAGGTTTAAGGTGGTGAATGGCTTCTTCATTTCATGCAGTGAGTGGTAAAGATACTCAGCATTTTACAGTCATTGAAACCTGAGTGGCAAGTTAAACACACATACATATTAAACCAGCATACCAGGcagtggaggggtggggtagtAGGCTGGGAGCTGCCACTTGTTCCATTGTGTTCACGTCACCGACAGCACCGTTATACTGGAGAGTTCCAACATTTCTGATCTGCTGTTGACAAAAGGTCATGATGGCGTGTGATGTGGACGGTAGCCTGGAGATGCCTGTGTGCTTCATTAACACTGAATGCCTCTTGCCCTTGCAGGCTGATAAATGCGACAGCCATGGGACGCACACTGCGGGAGTGTTGAGCGGGCGTGACTCGGGCGTTGCCAAAGGAGCAAACGTGCGCACTGTGCGGATTCTCAACTGTCAGGGCAGGGGGACCGTAAGCGGAGCACTGGCCGGTGAGTGGCTCGTCCTTACACCGGGACAAAAGTGAATCACTGCCCGTGCTGGGGCCGTGCTGAGCAGGGAGGAACCAGAGTGAGCTGTGTCAAGTCATCCCTGCGTCTACTCCGCTGCCCAGTTTACAGTCGCCTTTGTGCAGATATAACAGTGTTTTACACATtcaccatatcatatcatcatatcatatatatacagccggaaacaggccttttcggccctccaagtccgtgccgcccagtgatccccgtacattaacactatcctacacccactagggacaatttttacatttacccagccaattaacctacatacctgtacgtctttggagtgtgggagaaaaccgaagatctcggagaaaacccacgcaggtcacggggagaacgtacaaactccttacagtgcagcacccgtagtcagggttgaacctgagtctccggcgctgcattcgctgtaaagcagcaactctaccgctgcgctaccatgccatcTTGGCAGGGACATGGTGCTTTGGATAGAGGTCATCAAGTGATGACCAGAAAAATGGAAAACAGAGTATCAAATGACTGAAGTCTCAATGAGAATCATTTTGGAGAAGAGGAAGAAAAGAGTtagattgtgtcggaaggaactgcagatgctggtttacaccgaagataaactccaaatgctggaataacacagcaggacaagcagcatctttggatttctccagagatcctgcctgacctgctgagttactccagcattttgtgtcaatctgaaGAGTTAGAACATTGAGTTGAGGAGACAAAGAATTTCAGAAATAAATTTAACTGTAAAAATTATGTCACAATCGTTCactttttcattttttaaaaattgaatttgaCTGTGTGTACTTTTTTTTATATGACTTGTTCAAAATCTGGACCTGAACTTTACCACAACTTGATCACTGTTTAAAGAGGCAGCAATTGTCTTGGTGCTCATGATTTTGGAGAGCATTCTGTGGCAGCCCTTTCACCCTGTTGCATGGAGATTTAGCATTAGACGTGCATTCCCGTTACTGTGTGGGAGCAGCTTCTGCATGAAAAGCTTTCAGAGATTGAAATCCTGAACTTTGCAACAATTGCcggggcggaacggtggcgcagcggtagagttgctgccttacagcgaatgcagcgccggagactcaggttcgatcctgactacgggtgctgtctgtacggagtttgtacgttctccccgtgacctgcgtgggttttctctgagatcttcggtttcctcccacacaccaaagacatacaggtatgtaggttaattggctgggcaaatgtaaaaattgtccctagtgggtgtaggataatgttagtgtgcggggatcgctgggcggcgtggacccggtgggccgaagggcctgtttctgcgctgtatctctaaatctaaatctaacaatGATGGGCATGTATGTAGCACTTAATTACATGTTAAAATGTGCTTAAAAACTGAAACAAACAACAAATGTCAAAGATATTGTTCAATTCTTAAAACCCAAAATGTACACCACCTTTGCCCCCCAATATTATTTGGCCTGTTTTTAATACCATTGGACTGTACAGTTTCTCCATTACGGCCACCTTTTCAGTAggcggcacagtgatagagttgctgctttccagccccagagacctgggatcgatcctgactccaggtgatgtctgttcggagtttgtatgttctccctatggctgcgtgggttttctccgggtgctcctcccacattccaaagacatacaggtttgtatgttagttggcttggtataaatgtaaattgtccctagtgtgtgtaggatagtgttagcgtgcggggccggctggtcagcgcggacctgttgagcctaaaggcctgtttccattctatctctaaactgaactaaactatgccctctagtgttggacacttACACcttgggaagaaggttctgactgtttgcactaactatgcctctcatgattttatatacaaaGATAATTACTATTCCTCTATTCTACAGGTTTGGAGTTCATCTGGAAAACTCTGATTGTTCAGCCCTACAAACCTTTGATTGTGCTGTTGCCTTTTGTTGGGGGATTGAGCCAGACTCTGAACTCAGCCTGCCGACAGTTGGCACGGACTGGCGTGGCATTAATTGCAGCCGCTGGGAATCAGAAGGACGATGCCTGCTTGTACTCGCCAGCCTCCGAACCAGAGGTATGCTCGTCGTTCAGATCGGGAAGGAGCTGTGTTGATGGGCCATTtgatggggggagggtgtggaatCTCACAGATATGGCTGTTGTTCTTTGTGCCTTTGGGATGCATGATGGCTGAGAACCAACTGGTTGGGTGATAGTTGGATGGGGTGTCAGAAGTGAAGGGTTTCTGCAGGATGCCCCTCAATGTGTTTATGTgctcaatagagtcatagagtagagTTATACGGTGCGGAATcaagccctgcggcccaacttgtccacactgaccaacgtgtcccatctacattagtcccatttgaATGCGTttgatccaaatccctctaaacctgtcctatccatgtacctgcctaattgcttcttaaacattgctatagtccctgcctcacctacctctccAGAAGcccgttccccacacccaccaccctttgtgtgaaacagttacccctcagatctttcccctttcaccttaaatgtgTAAactgggaatagaaacatagaaaataggtgcagaaggaggccatttggctctttgagccagcaccgccattcattgtgatcatggctgatcatccacaatcagaaacccgtgcctgccttctccccatatcccttgattccactagctcctagagcacgatctaactctcttttaaattcatccagtgaattggcctccactgccttctgtggcagagaattccaaaaattcacaactctctgggtgaaaacgttttttctcatctcagttttatatggcctcccctttattcttagactgtggcccctggttctggacgcccccaacattgggaacatttttcctgcatctagcttgtccagtcctttcataattttatacgtttctatacgatcccctctcatccttctaaattccagtgaatacaagcccattctttccaatctttcctcatatgacagtcccgccatcctgggagttaacctcatgaacctacggtgcaccgcctcaatagcaaggatgtccttcctcaaatgttatatatatatatttagcttATGAGTTCTACTCTAGACATTTTTGTGTTGCTATGAAGATCTAAATCGATCAGCTTGATTGTCCCTATTGATGCTTTACCATCCTAATAAGCTAAAGAGGGCATACATTAGAATTCTTAAAATAACAGGATTAATAGTCAGGTGATTTATAGAGTcgtgcagcgtggaaaccggcccctcggcccaacttgcccacactgaccaacatgtcccagctacactcgtcccacttgcctgcctttggcccatatccctctaaaccagtcccatccatgtacctgtttaaatgtttcttaaacgttgcaatagcacctggcttaactacctcctccggcagcttgttccatacacccaccaccctttgtgttaaaatgttacccctcgggttcctattaaataattcccccctcaccttaaacctatgtcctctgattctcgatttccCTCCTGTGGGCAaaggactctgtacatctacccaaactattcctcatgattttgtacacctctataagatcaccacttatcctcctgcgctccaaggaatagggtcctagcctgctcaacctctccctataggtcgggcccttgagtcctggcaacatcctcgtaaatctaagGCCTAAGGCTTTAGAATAGTTCCAACTGAATCAATCCCAGTTGGTTTGGATGTTGGAGAATTTGATAACGTTTTTCCTATTACAGCTAATGGACGCATGTATCATAGCTAGGCAACTTAAAAGAGATGTAAAATATGAGAAGATTTATTGTACAAAAAAACTTCTAATTAATAGCTTGTGATCATTTCAGGTTATCACTGTTGGTGCCACCAATTATAACAACGAGCCAATCACTACTGGAGCTGTGGGAACTAATTTTGGTCGTTGTGTTGACATCTTTGCCCCTGGCGATGACATTGTCAGCGCTTCCAGTGACTGCATCACATGCTTCACCTCGATGAGCGGAACATCGCAGTCAGCAGCACATGTGGCAGGTACACGGCAGCACAGTTGAGGaacagggggcggcacggtggtgcagcagtagagttgctacctcacagcgccagagacccgggttcgatcctgacctcgggtactcgctatgtggagtttgcactctccccgcctgtgactgcatgggtttcccctgggcgCTCCGGATCCTTCCACATCTCAAGAGACGTGTagggtatgaaggttaattgtcttctttaATTGTCCCTACTTAATGCCAATGACAGCCATAGTTGTGACATACATGAATACTGGagctatctatgatttggtaaCGAAGGTGGAGAATCACCCTTGTGATCATTATCTCAGCAGGCGATATTCCTTGCCTGCATTCCTGCTGGAGTGCACCGTTTTCTTAACTTATTACAGGTCCTCGCTGACGATAAGCCAGCAACCATCCCTTGGGCTGTTGCTCCTTTGATCTTGGCGTTAGCTTCACGtggtgggcggtgggtgtatggaaggagctggtggtcgttgaggcaggggctattgtGACGTTTCCTCTCTAAAGCCTCACTGCCTTTGTTCAGGGGCATATCCAGCACCTTAAATTTGCCACCCTTGAGCGAGGATCACACATGGCCAGCCTTTCTATTATGGGATTGATGTGTACACACATCTCTCATCCtgcatattttttatttatttttgcatgaTTGGTGGGTGTCCATGTGTCCCTTtctttttagactttggagatgcaccgtggaaaaaggccattcagcccaccgtgtccgcaccgacaagcgatcacccagtacgctatctctatcccacacactaggggcaatttacacttaacagaagccagttaatctacaaacctgtatgtctttggatgtgggaggaaatcggagcatcccgAGAAAATCCAACCGttcatgtacaaactccatgcaggcagcacccgtagtcagtatcgaacccccgCCCCTGgcactaaggcagcagctctgccgctgcaccattgtgctgtcctttgtcatttagaactgagatgaggaaaaactttttcagccagagagttgtgaacctgtggaattctctgcctcagaaggcagtggaggccaattctctgaatgcattcaagagagagctggatagagctcttgaggatagcggagtcagggggtatggggagaaggcaggaacgaggtactgattgagaatgatcagccatgatcacattgaatggcggtcggtgctggctcgaagggccgaatggcctcctcctgcgcctattgtctattgtccctactTGTCACACCCCTCATCAGTGATTATAACGTAGGCCCGGTCTATCTGCATTACTGAGACCGGTAAAGAACTGCAGTCTATTTCAGTCATCACTATTCATTAGGTTACCTTGTGACTTGCTTCTTCCTTAACAGGCATTTCGGCGATGATAATGAATGCTGATCCCAACATCACTGTGTCTGAATTGCGCCAGAGGCTGATTCATGACTCCACAAAGAAAGCAATCAATGATGTCTGGTTTCCGGAGGAACAGCGACTGGTAACTCCCAACAGGATTGCAAGACTGACTTTGCCAGTGCTAATGGGTGAGTGAAAAGCCTAAGTTCCAGTCTGATTGCCTGGATTGATCTGGATTTAAAAATCAGCGTACGAGATTCCATTCTATTAATTAGGAAATATTGCAAGTTGTTTCTTAATAATCTGttgttctatccatgtaactCAGTAGTACAAATGATGGAGGGACTTTTCAGAACAAGTAAATGACATGCCTGCAGCTCCACCCAATCTCCCTGAAGAATGAACAGCACAACGTCACTTTTTGCCAAAACTTACCCACAGTTTCTGAAGTCTGTTGAATTAGCAGTCACAATGATCAAATGGTTCATGATATTccatatgagaggaatagatcaggtggacacacagggtctcttgcccagagtggactaattgagaaccagagggcataggtttaaggtgaagggggaaagattttataggaaactgaagggtaacattttcacgtgatgggtggtgggtgtatggaaggagctggtggtcgttgaggcaggggctattgtgacgtttcagaagaaattagacaggtacacagattagacatgtttagagggatatggggcaaacgcaggcaagtgggacttgtgtagatgggacatgttggtcagtgtgggcaggttgggccaaaggctcttttcccacactgtataactctatggctctatgctggtttacaaaacaaaacaacgtgcgggtcaggcagcatctctggagaagatgggaaaagtgacgtttcgggtcaggactcttcttcagaattttTGTAGCagtggggagaaagttggaaaacagatggggtgggacaaagcctggcaagtgatggatgTATATAGGTGAGGGTGATatttgtttggcagatgggtggacaaagtttCGAAATGAAAAAAGGACAAAAGGGTGTGatctaaggagagaagagaacggaaatgtgaagccagaggaaggggtataggtggaaggggatggggaaggggatggggaaggggatggggaaggggaaatgagggatgggatagtgggagaagtaGGTGTGCTCccaagtggggcacagggatgaggggggagagggggggggagagggagggaagaggatgGTGTTAACATgtacctccatcccctctcatcaCTGCCTGATCAATACCCATATCACAAAGAGAACTGCAAGAGATATGATGAGACGGTTGACTAATGTGCCATCTGTTCACAGACAACCAGCTGTTGTGCCGGACTGTGTGGTCAAAGAGGTCAGGGCTTGCACGCTCAGCCAAGGCTACAGTGCACTGTAACAAGGATGAGGAAATGTTCAGTTGTTCAAGTTTCTCGAAGAACGGAAAGAGAAGAGGTGAACATGTAGAGGTAAGAAAAATGGACGGAGTTTACATCAGCacacattagggcggcacggtggcacagcggtagagtcgctgccttgtaatgccagaggcccgggttcaatgctgactacgggtgctgtctgaatggagtttgtttgttctccccgtgacctgcgtga
The sequence above is a segment of the Rhinoraja longicauda isolate Sanriku21f chromosome 11, sRhiLon1.1, whole genome shotgun sequence genome. Coding sequences within it:
- the pcsk9 gene encoding proprotein convertase subtilisin/kexin type 9, whose amino-acid sequence is MSSDLLDMALRLPHLEYIEEDSSLFAQTIPWNLNRIIHSENTAEQYTPPNSGELAEVYILDTSVQSNHREIEGKVYVTEFESIPEEDGSRFYRQADKCDSHGTHTAGVLSGRDSGVAKGANVRTVRILNCQGRGTVSGALAGLEFIWKTLIVQPYKPLIVLLPFVGGLSQTLNSACRQLARTGVALIAAAGNQKDDACLYSPASEPEVITVGATNYNNEPITTGAVGTNFGRCVDIFAPGDDIVSASSDCITCFTSMSGTSQSAAHVAGISAMIMNADPNITVSELRQRLIHDSTKKAINDVWFPEEQRLVTPNRIARLTLPVLMDNQLLCRTVWSKRSGLARSAKATVHCNKDEEMFSCSSFSKNGKRRGEHVEEEQAAKKCIAHNAFGSHGVYAIARCCSWPRDECLINASSVADDGTTQMAGCPHKEYVLTGCSSHSFTKFSETTMPQANKCLGQKETTAHATCCRASSLECKVKERRRTGQMEKVLVSCDEGWTLTGCSVYSHGSHTHGAYPLDNTCMVMSSGKGKGAVAIAICCRKRRELKSDPNLGPK